A single region of the Lotus japonicus ecotype B-129 chromosome 4, LjGifu_v1.2 genome encodes:
- the LOC130712005 gene encoding uncharacterized protein LOC130712005: MGIRPRIRVQSLCFGVATPRVRACAAASSFSSKSPNSNRTAFSSRGQDYGRGKGDKGDHESGNKVMVVVDSSFEAKGALEWALSHAVQSQDTVVLVHVAKAREDAESPGKFNVKAYQLLLDMKSMCEMKKPGVLVNVLMLEGEEKGAAIVQEAKQQRVSLLVVGQRKRSILWCFLRRWTRKRSSRGGVVEYCIQNSPCMTIAVRRKNKKHGGYLITTKRHKKFWLLA, translated from the exons ATGGGAATTAGGCCACGTATCAGGGTGCAAAGTTTGTGCTTTGGAGTTGCCACGCCTCGTGTTCGAGCCTGTGCTGCTGCTTCCAGTTTTTCTTCCAAGTCCCCAAATTCAAATAGAACTGCGTTTTCAAGCAGAGGCCAAGACTATGGAAGAGGCAAGGGTGATAAGGGGGATCATGAAAGTGGAAATAAAGTAATGGTGGTTGTGGATTCAAGCTTTGAAGCTAAAGGGGCTCTTGAATGGGCACTCTCTCATGCTGTTCAGAGTCAGGACACTGTTGTTCTTGTTCATGTTGCCAAGGCCAGAGAAG ATGCAGAGTCTCCTGGGAAGTTTAATGTGAAGGCATATCAACTACTCCTAGACATGAAAAGCATGTGCGAGATGAAGAAACCTGGG GTGCTAGTGAATGTACTGATGCTTGAAGGAGAGGAAAAGGGTGCTGCTATAGTGCAAGAGGCAAAGCAACAAAGGGTTTCATTATTGGTTGTGGGACAGAGAAAACGTTCCATTTTGTGGTGCTTTCTGAGGAGGTGGACACGGAAGAGATCATCAAGAGGTGGAGTTGTGGAGTATTGTATACAGAACTCGCCTTGCATGACCATTGCAGTGAGGAGGAAGAACAAGAAACATGGAGGCTATTTGATTACTACCAAACGCCATAAAAAGTTCTGGCTTTTGGCTTAG
- the LOC130713081 gene encoding uncharacterized protein LOC130713081, producing the protein MAIDDLSTIDASKENWCIVAKVNRLWLSPSLYGSKLPFSMDMILMDEKGCKIHASVRRTLIYRFQSLLSEGRVYQISFFGVGESGRDFRPTSHPFKINFDIHTSVRLVPNKTIDLSPYNFVPISDIMFKDLDTSFLIANVEKAKKVQASSPWDFYCELELGMSGLVEFCSTIKNQRRDTRKERIVQIRS; encoded by the exons ATGGCAATCGACGATCTCTCAACCATCGATGCCTCTAAAGAGAACTGGTGTATTGTCGCAAAGGTGAACCGGTTGTGGCTTAGTCCAAGCCTATATggatccaagcttccattttccatggacatgATACTCATGGATGAGAAG GGTTGTAAAATACATGCTTCCGTTCGGAGGACTCTGATATACCGATTCCAATCTTTACTAAGTGAGGGTCGTGTATATCAGATTTCGTTCTTCGGCGTTGGAGAAAGCGGTCGTGATTTCCGACCGACCTCGCATCCTTTCAAAATTaactttgatattcatacaTCTGTGCGCTTGGTTCCCAACAAGACCATTGACTTGAGCCCGTACAATTTTGTACCAATATCTGATATAATGTTCAAGGATCTTGATACGTCTTTTCTGATAG caaatgttgaaaaagcaaaaaaagttCAG GCCTCATCACCATGGGACTTTTATTgtgaattggaattggggatG AGTGGCTTGGTTGAGTTTTGTTCTACAATTAAAAACCAAAGAAGAGATACGAGGAAGGAGAG gatAGTTCAGATCCGTTCATGA
- the LOC130711812 gene encoding hexosyltransferase GAUT11-like, with product MRRRAADYRRPVRRRLSDWIWILLAFFSVLGLLLFVLHHNHQQDPPQHPSPETNARVEHFAKDSLNFTEEILSVTSFSRQLAQQMVLAKAYVVIAKEHNNLHLAWQLSSKIRSCQLLLSKAAMTGEPVTLEEAEPIIKSLSLLIFKAQDMHYDIATTIVTMKSHIQALEERANAATVQSTVFGQIAAEALPKSLHCLNVKLMSDWLKTPSLQELADENKNSQRLVDNNLYHFCIFSDNVLASSVVVNSTVSNADHPKQLVFHIVTNGVNYGGMQAWFLGNDFKGATIEVQNIEDFNWLNASYSPIVKQLLNPDSRAFYFGLYQDMNVEPKMRNPKYLFLLNHLRFYLPEIYPQLEKVVFLDDDLVVQKDLTSLFSLDLHGNVNGAVETCLEAFHRYYKYLNFSNPIISSRFDPQACAWAFGMNIFDLVAWRKANVTARYHYWQDQNADGTLWKLGTLPPALLCFYGLTEPLDRRWHVLGLGYDLNIDNRLIESAAVIHFNGNMKPWLKLAIGRYKPLWDKYINQSHSHLQHCSPS from the exons ATGCGGCGACGGGCTGCCGATTATCGGCGCCCGGTTCGGCGGAGGTTATCTGATTGGATCTGGATTCTCCTTGCCTTCTTCTCTGTTCTCGGATTGCTTTTGTTCGTTCTGCACCACAATCACCAACAAGATCCGCCTCAGCATCCTTCTCCG GAGACAAATGCAAGAGTTGAACATTTTGCCAAGGACAGTCTGAATTTTACTGAAGAAATTTTAAGTGTGACATCATTTTCCCGCCAGTTAGCACAGCAAATGGTGCTGGCCAAGGCCTATGTGGTGATTGCCAAAGAACACAATAATCTACACCTTGCATGGCAGCTTAGTTCAAAGATCAGAAGTTGTCAACTCTTGCTTTCAAAAGCTGCCATGACTGGGGAGCCTGTCACGCTGGAGGAAGCAGAGCCAATTATTAAAAGCCTTTCTCTTCTAATTTTTAAGGCACAAGATATGCATTATGACATTGCAACCACCATAGTGACTATGAAATCACATATTCAAGCTCTTGAAGAGCGTGCCAATGCAGCAACAGTTCAAAGCACCGTGTTTGGTCAAATAGCAGCCGAAGCACTACCCAAAAGTCTTCATTGCCTGAATGTGAAACTCATGTCTGATTGGCTGAAGACACCATCCCTGCAAGAACTAGCAGATGAGAATAAGAACTCCCAAAGGCTCGTGGACAACAATCTATATCATTTCTGCATATTTTCAGATAATGTACTGGCGTCATCTGTAGTAGTTAACTCAACCGTCTCCAATGCTGATCATCCAAAGCAGCTGGTCTTTCATATTGTAACCAATGGAGTCAATTATGGAGGAATGCAAGCATGGTTCCTTGGTAATGACTTTAAAGGAGCCACCATAGAGGTACAGAACATTGAGGATTTTAATTGGTTGAATGCATCCTATTCTCCGATCGTCAAGCAGCTCCTTAATCCTGACTCACGAGCATTCTATTTTGGACTATATCAAGATATGAATGTTGAACCGAAAATGCGGAATCCCAAgtatttgtttttgttaaatCATCTTCGGTTCTACCTCCCTGAGATTTATCCGCAACTTGAGAAGGTTGTTTTCCTAGATGATGATCTTGTTGTCCAGAAGGATCTGACCTCTCTTTTCTCACTGGATTTGCATGGAAATGTGAATGGTGCAGTTGAAACTTGTCTCGAAGCATTTCATCGGTACTACAAGTATCTCAACTTCTCTAACCCAATTATAAGCTCGAGGTTTGATCCGCAGGCGTGTGCATGGGCATTTGGTATGAACATTTTTGACTTGGTTGCATGGAGGAAGGCAAACGTGACCGCAAGATATCACTATTGGCAAGATCAGAATGCTGATGGGACACTCTGGAAGCTGGGGACACTTCCCCCTGCTCTTCTATGTTTTTATGGTTTGACAGAACCACTTGATAGAAGATGGCATGTCTTAGGATTGGGTTATGATCTTAATATTGACAACCGCCTCATTGAAAGTGCAGCTGTTATTCACTTCAATGGGAACATGAAACCGTGGCTGAAGTTAGCTATAGGCAGGTATAAGCCTCTATGGGACAAGTATATAAATCAAAGTCACTCTCATCTTCAACATTGTAGCCCAAGTTGA
- the LOC130714661 gene encoding isoaspartyl peptidase/L-asparaginase, whose product MGWAIALHGGAGDIPRSLPPERRQPREEALRHCLHVGVQALQANMPPLDVVELVVRELENIPHFNAGKGSVLTNNGTVEMEASIMDGNTMKCGAVSGLTTVVNAVSLARLVMEKTPHIYLAFDGAEEFARQQGVEMVDSSHFITAENIERLQQAKEANRVQIDYTQPIQNDTKKETPFANGDSQIGTVGCVAVDSHGNLASATSTGGLVNKMVGRIGDTPIIGAGTYANELCAVSATGKGESIIRGTVARDVAALMEFKGLSLIEAANCVVHERTPKGTVGLVAVSAAGEVAMSYNTTGMFRASATEDGFSEIAIWPAAKIE is encoded by the exons ATGGGTTGGGCAATTGCTCTCCACGGCGGCGCCGGCGACATCCCACGTTCACTCCCACCGGAGCGCCGCCAGCCACGAGAGGAAGCCCTCCGCCACTGCCTCCATGTCGGCGTCCAAGCTCTTCAGGCCAACATGCCTCCTCTGGACGTGGTTGAGCTAGTT GTTCGTGAGTTAGAGAACATTCCACACTTCAACGCGGGTAAGGGATCTGTGCTCACCAACAATGGCACTGTTGAAATGGAAGCTTCTATCATGGATGGCAACACCATGAAATGTGGAGCTGTCTCTGGCCTTACCACTGTTGTCAACGCTGTTTCCTTGGCTCGATTGGTCATGGAGAAGACACCTCATATTTATCTTGCTTTTGATGGGGCAGAGGAATTTGCAAGACAACAG GGTGTTGAGATGGTAGACTCAAGCCATTTTATTACTGCAGAAAATATTGAAAGACTGCAGCAGGCAAAAGAAGCCAATAGGGTCCAG ATTGACTACACTCAACCCATCCAAAATGATACTAAGAAGGAAACACCATTTGCTAATGGGGATAGTCAAATTGGAACTGTTGGGTGTGTAGCTGTTGACAGTCATGGCAACCTAGCTTCAGCAACATCTACTGGTGGATTAGTGAACAAAATGGTTGGTCGAATTGGTGACACGCCTATCATTGGCGCTGGTACATATGCCAATGAACTTTGTGCAGTTTCTGCAACAGGCAAAGGTGAATCAATAATACGCGGGACAGTAGCAAGAGATGTGGCTGCTCTGATGGAATTCAAGGGTCTTTCTCTTATTGAAGCTGCAAATTGTGTTGTGCACGAGCGCACGCCAAAAGGCACTGTTGGTTTGGTTGCTGTGTCTGCTGCAGGAGAAGTTGCAATGTCTTATAACACAACAGGCATGTTCCGAGCTAGCGCTACTGAAGATGGTTTTTCAGAGATTGCAATTTGGCCTGCTGCTAAAATTGAGTGA
- the LOC130715408 gene encoding protein BREAKING OF ASYMMETRY IN THE STOMATAL LINEAGE-like yields MPRLTRLIVRDWSSCFLPHKLPLDDHGVASAPRVPVRNLAFDKRNQKRFNIIHTNTLSWPSKKSNNSNTQQNKSMVKEKQGVSVENRIDGSTWSLSLDEDYIVFCFEENQEFGAVKDERSVKSENLMRGLNVMHKNSKPLNSKVKYGEGAKVVSKHNILVKRPNDSKEHDQDCYREDMEKEMVHTSRQKKRDSTSSVCQVEGIEDCGGMVSAESRNSVQSEGSRGSFAFPVLGWEWIGSPVHMPRAEDVHLKNHKASYVGFQCCMF; encoded by the exons ATGCCACGGCTTACTAGATTGATAGTTAGGGACTGGAGTTCCTGTTTCCTTCCTCACAAGTTACCTTTAG ATGATCATGGAGTGGCTTCAGCCCCACGTGTGCCAGTGAGAAATTTAGCCTTTGACAAGAGAAACCAAAAAAGGTTTAACATTATCCACACCAACACTTTGTCATGGCCAAGCAAAAAATCCAACAACAGCAACACACAACAAAACAAGTCAATGgtaaaggaaaaacaaggggtTTCAGTTGAAAACAGGATTGATGGTTCAACCTGGTCACTCTCTCTTGATGAAGATTATatagtattctgctttgaagaGAATCAGGAATTTGGTGCAGTGAAAGATGAGAGAAGTGTCAAGTCAGAGAATCTCATGAGAGGTCTCAATGTAATGCATAAAAATTCAAAGCCTTTGAATAGTAAG GTGAAATATGGTGAGGGTGCAAAAGTAGTTAGCAAGCATAACATACTTGTGAAAAGACCAAATGATAGTAAAGAACACGACCAAGATTGTTATAGAGAG GACATGGAAAAGGAGATGGTCCACACGAGTAGACAGAAAAAAAGAGACAGCACAAGCAGTGTATGCCAGGTTGAGGGCATTGAAGACTGTGGTGGGATGGTGTCTGCTGAATCAAGGAACTCTGTTCAATCTGAAGGAAGTAGAGGTTCTTTTGCGTTTCCTGT ATTAGGTTGGGAATGGATTGGAAGTCCTGTACACATGCCCAGGGCAGAAGATGTGCACCTCAAGAATCACAAGGCCAGCTATGTGGGATTTCAGTGCTGTATGTTCTGA
- the LOC130715256 gene encoding protein MICROTUBULE BINDING PROTEIN 2C gives MQHFVDSGGFADPSSAAANANLDRVLFNDLVEIVPLVQSLIDQDRKASRSFTRRGSMVYTKTPTREALFKRATDSKSRNTSQSIPAKKKRDPEDKEQGKNGCNSSDADSFSMLSSRALTSEKDREELAILKEQVEVLQKQLWEKGELLKSAENSRDQMNAFNAKLDELKHQVSEKDSLLKYTQQQLSDAKIKLADKQAAFEKIQWETMTSNKKVEKLQGELDSIQADISTFTLLLESLTKTDTVKYTDDYDTKPYDFNQRADIDDLDEIELQKMEEARKAYISAVAVVKEKRDEESIAAAASARLHLQSFIFKSKSCNL, from the exons ATGCAGCATTTCGTGGATTCGGGTGGCTTCGCCGACCCAAGCTCCGCCGCCGCTAACGCCAATTTGGATCGCGTCCTCTTCAACGACCTCGTCGAAATTGTCCCTCTCGTTCAATCCCTCATC GATCAGGATCGTAAAGCAAGCCGTTCATTCACTCGGCGTGGTTCCATGGTTTACACCAAGACACCAACTAGAGAAGCTTTGTTTAAAAGA GCAACAGATTCAAAAAGCAGGAATACTTCTCAATCTATTCCTGCCAAAAAGAAAAGGGACCCTGAAGATAAAGAACAAGGAAAAAATGGCTGCAATAGTTCTGATGCGGATAGCTTTTCTATGCTTTCTTCTAGAGCTTTGACTTCAGAAAAGGACAGAGAAGAGTTAGCTATATTGAAGGAGCAGGTAGAGGTACTTCAGAAACAATTATGGGAAAAAGGTGAACTTTTAAAGTCGGCAGAAAACTCAAGAGACCAGATGAATGCTTTTAATGCAAAACTTGATGAGCTTAAACACCAGGTTTCAGAAAAGGACTCTTTACTGAAGTATACACAACAACAGCTCTCTGATGCTAAG ATTAAGCTTGCAGATAAACAAGCTGCATTTGAAAAGATACAATGGGAAACAATGACATCCAACAAGAAAGTGGAGAAACTCCAAGGCGAGCTAGATTCCATTCAAGCAGATATTTCAACATTCACGTTGTTGCTTGAAAGCTTGACAAAAACTGATACTGTGAAATACACTGATGATTATGACACCAAGCCTTATGATTTCAATCAGCGGGCTGATATT GATGATTTGGATGAGATAGAATTGCAGAAAATGGAAGAAGCAAGAAAGGCTTATATTTCTGCGGTTGCTGTTGTCAAGGAAAAACGAGATGAAGAATCTATTGCTGCTGCTGCCAGTGCTAGGTTACACCTTCAATCATTCATTTTCAAATCCAAAAGTTGTAACCTGTGA